The Akkermansia sp. RCC_12PD genome contains the following window.
AAGCATCTTGCCCTTTGACTGGCAGACGGTTTCCATGTAGTCAGTAACTTCGGGATCAAAACATGCTGCCTGAGCTTCCACAAATTCGGAGACCTGCTTCAACTCCGGCTTGATCAACTGGAGATAATGCTTCTGGGATCGTAATTTCGAAAAGAACGGAATGGACATGATATGGGAACGAGGAAAGCGCTGTCAGCGCTGGGGAATTGTTGCATATTTGGAGTTCTCTAGCAACGTATTTCACGGAATATCCTTGCATGAACAGACAGGATTTTTCCGAAACGCCGTCACGGAAACCCTGAAAACCGATGAACGATAAGGCTCATTTTGACCTTGAGCACGGGCATTTTCCTTTTACACTACCTTGTCATGAGAGTCTTGGTCTATGATTGCAGCGCAGGCATCAGCGGAGACATGAATCTGGCCGCCCTGATCGACTTGGGCGCGGACCGGGATATTCTGAAACGGGAATTGTCCAGATTGAACGTTCACGGGGAATGGAAATTGGAATGCCGGCGCGCCGGACAGGCGGGCATTTACGGCACGCGGGTTGACGTGCTTGCCCAGGAACACGGCCATTCCGGCCACAGCCACGAACACCATCACCGCACGATGGCGGATATCAGGCGCATCATCACGGAAAGCGGACTTCCGGCTGCCGTACAGAAGACGGCTCTCTCCATTTTTTCCCTGCTGGCGGAGGCGGAGGCCCGCGTGCACGGCACCACGCCGGACCAGGTGCATTTCCATGAAGTGGGCGCTGTGGATTCCATCATCGACATCGTGGGCGCGGCCATCTGCCTGGACCTGCTCCGTGCGGATGCCGTTTTTACCGGTCCCGTGGAGCTGGGCGGTGGCCGTGTCACCTGCCAGCACGGTTTGATGCCCGTTCCGGCGCCCGCTACCGCGCAGCTCGCGCGCCACTTCCAGTCTACCCTGAACGGCACGCCGCATGAGGCGACCACGCCTACCGGAGCCGCTTACATCGCCGCCGTGGCACAGCCCGCGCCTTCTCCGCTTTCCGGCCGCATTGCTGCCGCCGGCTACGGAATCGGCCACAGGGAAGGCCTGCCCCTCCCTAACATTCTCCGGGTAATGCTGGTGGAAACGGAGGAACAGGATACGGCCACGGAACGCCTGACGGAGCTGTGCGCCAATATAGACGACATGACGCCGGAGCAGACCGCCTACCTGGCGGAAAAGCTGATGGAAGCCGGCGCACTGGACGCATGGCAGGAGTCCATCTGCATGAAGAAGGGACGCCTGGCATTCAAGATATGCGCGTTGTGCCTGCCCGAACATGCGGACCGGGTCAGAAACGCCTTTTTCCGGAACAGCAGTACGCCGGGCATCCGCCAGTATGACGCGTGCCGCCACATCCTGCGCCGGGAATGCTCCGCCGTACAGACCCGCCACGGCACGGTAGGCGTGAAAACCTCCTTCATGAACGGGCGCCCCCACCACCGGAAAGCAGAGTTCGAGGACTGCAAGGCCCTGGCGGAAGCGACCGGCCTGCCTCTGGAAGAATGCCAGATGATGGGACTTTTCCCCCACGACGATCGTGACGACCATGACGAGTCCCTCAAAGATTCCGTTTGAACGGCTGCGCTCTGTCCTGCTTCCCTTGGAGCGCATCGCCATCGCCCTGTCCGGAGGGCTGGACAGCAGCGTGCTGCTGGCCGCTTCAGCCGATATTCTGGGAGCGGACCGCTGTCTGGCCCTGACGGCGGAAACGCCCTATGTCATGCAGGAGGAACTCCGGGACAGCACCGCCCTGTGCCTCCGCCTGGGCGTCAGGCAGGAAAGACTGGCCTTTCCCATTCTTCCGGAGATTGCGGACAATCCCCCCCCTGCGCTGCTACCTATGCAAGCGCGCCCTGTTTACCTCCCTGACCGAACGGGCCGCAGAGCTCCGTTTTCCCCGGATGGCGGACGGGTCCAACATGGACGATCTGGGCGACTACCGGCCGGGGCGCAAGGCCCTTGAGGAACTCGGCGTCGTCAGCCCCTTTCTGGAAGCGAAAATGGGAAAGGCGGACATACGCCTTCTGGCGCGCTCCCTGAATCTGCCGGAAAGCATCAGTGAAAAACCGGCCTATGCGTGCCTGCTGACGCGCCTGGAACACGGCCGTCCCGTTACGGAAAGCCTGCTGCGGCGCGTGGATGAGGCGGAAACCTTCCTGCGTTCACTGGGGCTGAAAGGCTGCCGCGTCCGGATGCATGGAGAAGATCTGGCCCGCATTGAGCTTCCCGGCCCGGAGCTCGTCCTGTTCCGCCGGGACGGCCTGTCGGAAGCCGTCGTGAGCCGTCTCCGCGAACTGGGTTTCCGACATATCACCCTGGACCTGGAAGGATATTCCCGGGGAAGCATGAACAAACCGTCATGAACAACATCACCGCCATCCTGCGCCAGCTTGAGGAAGGCCGCCTTTCCACGGAAGAGGCGGCGGAAAAAATCAGGGCCGCGGCATCCCCCGCTCTTTCCCACACGGACATCGACTACGACCGCCTGAAACGCACGGGATGTCCGGAGGTAATTTACGGGGCGGGCAAAACGCCCGTCCAGATTGAAGAAATAGCCCGAAACCTGCTGGCCGCGGGGCAGAACGTGCTGGCCACTCGCCTGAATGAAGACGCCCTGCTCCATCTTTCCGGGACCTTCCCGGAGGCGGACATGCATCCGGAGGCACACCTCATGCGCATCATCGCCTCTCCTGCGCCGCAGGCGGCTGGCTTTGTCGGCATCGTCAGCGCGGGCACGTCCGACCAGGCGGTGGCGGAAGAAGCCGCATTGACGGCGGAATTCCTGGGAAGCCGGGTATGCCGCTATCGGGACTGCGGCGTGGCGGGACTTCACCGCCTGGTGTCCCATCTGGATTCCATCCGGGAAGCCACCGTCCTAGTAGCCGTGGCGGGCATGGAGGGAGCGCTTCCCAGCGTGCTGGCTGGCCTGGTGAAGGTGCCCGTGATCGCGGTACCCACCAGCGTGGGGTACGGGGCCAACTTCCGCGGCGTGACCACGCTGCTGGCCATGATGAATTCCTGCGCCAACGGCGTTTCCGTGGTCAATATAGATAACGGCTTCGGTGCCGGATTCAATGCCCACCTTATCAACAGCCTCGCTTCCGGAATGCGGTGACCGGAAAAGCCGCCGCGTGTTCCATGACGGAACCGCCGGTATCTGTCATGGACAGGCATGCCCGATGGGCGTTAAATGAACGCACAGCATCCCCGCCACCAGATCATGACCTTATCCCCCTTTTTCCACGGCCTGGCCTGTTCCCTGCTTGCGCTGACGGTCCAGGCCCTGGCTTGGCAGCCCTCCGGAGAAACCGTGCCCGCCGCTCCACAGGAATTCCGCGCCGCATGGATTTCCACCGTCCACAACATCGACTGGCCCTCCCGTGCCGGCCTCTCCGGCGCAGCCCAGCGCTCGGAACTGCTAAATATCCTGAACACCTGCGCCCAGTTGAAACTGAATGCCGTGTTCCTCCAGGTGCGACCGAATGCGGACGCCCTGTACCGTTCCTCTCTGGAGCCCTGGAGTCAGTGGCTTTCCGGCCCCGGCGTCAACCCGGGCTACGATCCCCTGGCCTTCGCCATTCAGGAGGCCCACCGCCGCGGCATTGAACTGCACGCATGGTTCAACCCCTTCCGCGCCAAGGCGAACGTGAACCACGCCGTGGGCCGCAACCACATTTCCCTGACGCGGCCGGACCTGATGAAGCGCAACGGCTCCGTGCTGCTGATGAACCCCAGCGCCTCCGCTTCCCGCGACCACGCCATGAAAGTCATCCTGGACGTCGTGCGCCGCTACGACATCGACGGAGTCCATCTGGACGACTACTTCTACCCCTATCCCGCGCCGGGCAGAAGCTGGACCCCCGGCAGCTTCAGCGACGGCAAGTCGCCTTCCCAGCGGCGGGCCTATATTGACGACTTCGTGCATGACATGTACAAATCCGTCAAATCCTCCAAGCCGTGGGTGCGCGTGGGCATCAGCCCCTTCGGCATCTGGCGCCCGGGCGTGCCTGCCGGGATTGAAGCCGGAGTGGATGCCTACGAGCACCTGGCCTGCGACGCCCGCAAATGGCTTTCCAGGGGATGGGTGGATTATCTGGCCCCGCAGCTTTACTGGCGATGCAGTCCGGCCAAGCAGAGTTTTCCGGCCCTCATGCAGTGGTGGGCTGCCCAGAACACGCGGCGCCCGGTCTGGCCCGGCATCGCCACGGCGCGCATCATGAGCAGCGAAGATCCGGGACGCCCCGCCTCCGAAATCGCCGCTCAGGTCAACTACTCCCGCTCCCTGGCCCGCAACGCGCCGGGGCAGTGTTTCTGGAGCGTCAAGTCCATCATGAGGAACACCGGGGGCATCCAGCGCTACCTGAACAAACTGTACCCCTCCATGGCCGTTCCCCCGGCCATGCCGTGGTGCGGCACTGGAACACCCGGCCAGCCGCAGAATTTCACGGTGGCGGACAATGGCTCCACGGTAACTCTTTCCTGGCAGCCTTCTGGCAATCCCGTCCGGAAATGGGCCATTCAGGCGCGCTACGGCAACCAGTGGTCCACCCGCATCCTGCTGCCCGGCAGCCAGACCCGCGTAACGCTGCCCAAATCCTTCCTGGGGGATGCCGGTTCCGTTGCCGTGCGAGGCGTGAGCGCGTACGGGGCGCAGGGACCTGCGGCTGCGGCCAGAAGATAGCCGTCGCGGCTTTTCCGGCAGGCTTCCGCTGAAAATGGGGAAAAATAATTCCGAGCAAAGTTTTTTGAACGCTTCCAAATCCACTCATGTCCAAACTTCCATGAATTCCCATGGCGCGGACATGAAAAGAAGGCACTTTCTCGCGCTTTCCTCACTGGCGGCATTGGGAACGATCAGCCAGGCCCGGGCAACAGGGCCATTCATACAACAACAGCACAAGATGACTAAGAAGCAAAATTCCTCCACGGTCGGTTACGCCGACGGCAAGTACGTGTTACCTCCCCTTCCGTATGCCTACGATGCCCTTGAACCCCTCATGGATGAGAAAACGGTGCGCATCCACCATGACAAGCACCATGCGGCCTATGTCGCCGGCGCGAACGCTGCCGCGGAAAAGCTCCGGGAAATTGCAGACGGCAAGCTGGACGCCTCCGCCACCACCAACTGGGTACGCTCCCTGTCCTTCAACGTTTCCGGCCATGTCCTCCATACCATTTTCTGGACCAACATGACTCCCGATCCCAAGAAGGAGCCCCAGGGTCCGCTGATGGACGCCATCAAGGAAAAATTCGGCTCCCTGGACGGCATGATGAAGGAATTCAAGGCCGCAGCGCTGGGGGTGGAAGGTTCCGGATGGGGCATTCTTGGCGTGGACCCCATGAGCAAGACACTGGTGATCTGCGGAGCGGAAAAGCACCAGAACGTGGAAATTCCCGGCCTGGTGCCCATTCTGGTCTGCGACGTGTGGGAACACGCCTATTACCTGAAGCATCAGAACGCCAGGGCCAACTATATTGAAGATTTCTGCCGCCTCATCAACTGGGATGACGTGGAAGGACGCTACAAGGACGCCATGGAGTCCTGACCTGGCCCATACATCCCGATTTTTTCAACGGTACGGACGTTTAACGGTCCGTGCCGTTTTTTTATATGCTGTTTCCCGGCTCTTGCATCTTGAAAAGGGATAAGGCATACTGCCGTCAGCTGATTATCTAATACCACCCACATTGTGCATGAAAAAAGTTTTCGTCTCAGGCTGCTATGACATCGTCCATGCTGGACACATCCAGTTTTTTGAAGAAGCCCGCGCCCTAGGGGACTACCTGATTGTTTCCTTTGCCTCGGAACCCGTGCTCTGGCACCACAAGCAGCGCAAGCCCTCCATTCCGGACGAACACAAGAAGGTTCTTCTGGAAAGCCTGCGGATGGTGGACAAGGTCATCCTGGGTACGGGCATGAGGAAGGGGCTGGACTTCGAGGAGGAATTCCTAGCGGAAAAACCGGATATCCTGGCCGTGACAGAAGACGATCTGTACGGCGCGGTCAAGAAGGAACTGTGCTCGCGCGTGGGAGCCCGGTACGTGGTTCTTCCCAAGACGCCGCCCAAATTCACCCCCGTTTCCACCACCATGCTGGTTAACCGGATCAAGGCGCCGTCCTCTGTACCGCTCCGGGTGGATTTTGCCGGAGGATGGCTGGACGTTCCCCGCTACGCCAGAAAAGACGCCTATGTGGTCAACTGCGCCATCACCCCGATGGTTTCCCTCTGCGAATGGCCCTA
Protein-coding sequences here:
- the larC gene encoding nickel pincer cofactor biosynthesis protein LarC, which codes for MRVLVYDCSAGISGDMNLAALIDLGADRDILKRELSRLNVHGEWKLECRRAGQAGIYGTRVDVLAQEHGHSGHSHEHHHRTMADIRRIITESGLPAAVQKTALSIFSLLAEAEARVHGTTPDQVHFHEVGAVDSIIDIVGAAICLDLLRADAVFTGPVELGGGRVTCQHGLMPVPAPATAQLARHFQSTLNGTPHEATTPTGAAYIAAVAQPAPSPLSGRIAAAGYGIGHREGLPLPNILRVMLVETEEQDTATERLTELCANIDDMTPEQTAYLAEKLMEAGALDAWQESICMKKGRLAFKICALCLPEHADRVRNAFFRNSSTPGIRQYDACRHILRRECSAVQTRHGTVGVKTSFMNGRPHHRKAEFEDCKALAEATGLPLEECQMMGLFPHDDRDDHDESLKDSV
- the larB gene encoding nickel pincer cofactor biosynthesis protein LarB produces the protein MNNITAILRQLEEGRLSTEEAAEKIRAAASPALSHTDIDYDRLKRTGCPEVIYGAGKTPVQIEEIARNLLAAGQNVLATRLNEDALLHLSGTFPEADMHPEAHLMRIIASPAPQAAGFVGIVSAGTSDQAVAEEAALTAEFLGSRVCRYRDCGVAGLHRLVSHLDSIREATVLVAVAGMEGALPSVLAGLVKVPVIAVPTSVGYGANFRGVTTLLAMMNSCANGVSVVNIDNGFGAGFNAHLINSLASGMR
- a CDS encoding family 10 glycosylhydrolase encodes the protein MTLSPFFHGLACSLLALTVQALAWQPSGETVPAAPQEFRAAWISTVHNIDWPSRAGLSGAAQRSELLNILNTCAQLKLNAVFLQVRPNADALYRSSLEPWSQWLSGPGVNPGYDPLAFAIQEAHRRGIELHAWFNPFRAKANVNHAVGRNHISLTRPDLMKRNGSVLLMNPSASASRDHAMKVILDVVRRYDIDGVHLDDYFYPYPAPGRSWTPGSFSDGKSPSQRRAYIDDFVHDMYKSVKSSKPWVRVGISPFGIWRPGVPAGIEAGVDAYEHLACDARKWLSRGWVDYLAPQLYWRCSPAKQSFPALMQWWAAQNTRRPVWPGIATARIMSSEDPGRPASEIAAQVNYSRSLARNAPGQCFWSVKSIMRNTGGIQRYLNKLYPSMAVPPAMPWCGTGTPGQPQNFTVADNGSTVTLSWQPSGNPVRKWAIQARYGNQWSTRILLPGSQTRVTLPKSFLGDAGSVAVRGVSAYGAQGPAAAARR
- a CDS encoding superoxide dismutase, which codes for MTKKQNSSTVGYADGKYVLPPLPYAYDALEPLMDEKTVRIHHDKHHAAYVAGANAAAEKLREIADGKLDASATTNWVRSLSFNVSGHVLHTIFWTNMTPDPKKEPQGPLMDAIKEKFGSLDGMMKEFKAAALGVEGSGWGILGVDPMSKTLVICGAEKHQNVEIPGLVPILVCDVWEHAYYLKHQNARANYIEDFCRLINWDDVEGRYKDAMES
- a CDS encoding adenylyltransferase/cytidyltransferase family protein, with translation MKKVFVSGCYDIVHAGHIQFFEEARALGDYLIVSFASEPVLWHHKQRKPSIPDEHKKVLLESLRMVDKVILGTGMRKGLDFEEEFLAEKPDILAVTEDDLYGAVKKELCSRVGARYVVLPKTPPKFTPVSTTMLVNRIKAPSSVPLRVDFAGGWLDVPRYARKDAYVVNCAITPMVSLCEWPYEKRSGLGGSGAWAMLEGRDPVASELALGVGWQDPAVIAETGLCVWRSGSSPVLDMKGTGDFLEGRMAILYTGSEHDTPKMADECRDYVRIAQSSLIARTGALEHNIHTLAAGVALYYSVQLDEGMIPLPDIPNALAKKYLGGGYGGYALYLFSCRDDRDQAVKGHPDMKRVEPYCRQLFK